In a single window of the Pedococcus dokdonensis genome:
- a CDS encoding ABC transporter substrate-binding protein → MDRPDPQEALAQVLRDHGRLVGLQPDRVRGLLSDLLGVGGRDFRAEVDALVVACEEGIPALLLDTVDSADTAVTEGVGLLEARGLTTERAAGATLAWASALEAPVSESLSSSMRSDPSAPSSGGDLLSAAATSLPAPTHRTPTVEPVPTRPSHPSKGPEPDREPRTNPAQGPARFPFARGRTAGVAAGLVAVIVAGTVGATILWPDGPSKADTRPVAAQGGTLRLTTSGGLTWDPMETTDPGLRLLMNRALYRGLVAFAAAADDEPGTLVADLATTTGQTVDKGRTWVFALRPDAHWEDGSPVTCADAKAGVARAFGAARFFGYSYEAAILIDVPHTSDGLPVYKGAGTAGRAAFDSAVRCSGSDLTIRLLGPEYEFPRYLALPELAPYRAAAPLGPGKRSMSSGPYVVEASAADAATLVRNAHWSRQADSLRPAVPDRLSITTTDVDDVASGLATDAVEFRRSVTLSPLPASADKAFAQSPDRTQVAPAGVTEMLVPNLRTTTMSSTAYRRAFALSTDRLSYVAAMGGPAVSMVQRSTAGTYHSSPSVAFDVAQARSLLAGDKPRLKVAFHASPESERAMTALAAGWRQAGFKVDLVAFRGSRAAYVEAIATAAGTTTYDAVRTDYVDSLNRSATAQLVDPRFAVGPSAAEAKTVTTAIDRAIGTPPGPDRDAAWRSVDDVIAVLSLLVPLANRASLVGSGSAVRGATTSIEFSGVLDPLRISLAPAES, encoded by the coding sequence ATGGATAGGCCGGACCCCCAAGAGGCGCTCGCGCAGGTGCTGCGCGACCACGGCCGACTGGTCGGCCTCCAGCCCGACCGGGTCCGCGGCCTGCTGTCCGACCTCCTGGGAGTGGGCGGACGAGACTTCCGGGCCGAGGTGGACGCCCTCGTCGTGGCGTGCGAGGAGGGGATCCCGGCACTGCTGCTCGACACCGTGGACTCGGCCGACACCGCGGTGACCGAGGGTGTGGGACTGCTCGAGGCCCGGGGCCTCACCACCGAGCGGGCGGCCGGGGCGACCCTCGCCTGGGCCTCGGCCCTGGAGGCGCCGGTGTCCGAGTCCCTGTCGTCGTCGATGCGGTCGGACCCGTCAGCACCGTCCAGCGGAGGAGACCTGCTGTCCGCCGCGGCGACCTCGTTGCCTGCACCCACGCACAGGACCCCCACCGTCGAGCCGGTGCCCACTCGGCCCTCGCACCCGTCGAAGGGGCCGGAGCCGGACCGCGAGCCCAGGACGAATCCGGCCCAGGGTCCCGCGCGGTTCCCCTTCGCCCGCGGCAGGACGGCAGGAGTCGCAGCCGGACTCGTGGCGGTCATCGTCGCAGGGACCGTGGGGGCCACGATCCTGTGGCCCGACGGACCCAGCAAGGCCGACACCCGACCGGTCGCGGCCCAGGGTGGCACCTTGCGGCTGACCACCAGCGGCGGCCTGACCTGGGACCCCATGGAGACGACCGACCCGGGCTTGCGCCTGTTGATGAACCGCGCCCTCTACCGCGGGCTCGTCGCTTTCGCCGCAGCCGCCGACGACGAGCCGGGCACGCTGGTCGCCGACCTGGCCACCACGACCGGGCAGACCGTCGACAAGGGCAGGACGTGGGTGTTCGCACTGCGGCCGGACGCGCACTGGGAGGACGGGAGCCCGGTGACGTGCGCTGACGCCAAAGCCGGGGTGGCCCGAGCCTTCGGCGCCGCCCGGTTCTTCGGCTACTCCTACGAAGCCGCCATCCTCATCGACGTTCCCCACACCTCGGACGGCCTACCCGTCTACAAGGGCGCAGGCACCGCGGGCCGGGCCGCCTTCGACAGCGCGGTGCGGTGCTCCGGGTCCGACCTGACGATCCGCCTGCTCGGGCCCGAGTACGAGTTCCCGCGCTACCTGGCGCTCCCCGAGCTGGCGCCATACCGAGCCGCAGCCCCGTTGGGGCCCGGCAAGCGTTCGATGTCCAGCGGGCCCTACGTCGTGGAGGCTTCCGCGGCGGACGCGGCAACCTTGGTGCGCAACGCACACTGGTCGCGGCAGGCCGACTCCCTGCGACCCGCTGTCCCGGATCGCCTCTCCATCACCACCACGGACGTCGACGACGTCGCATCGGGGCTGGCGACCGATGCCGTCGAGTTCCGCCGCTCGGTCACCCTGAGCCCTCTGCCGGCGTCTGCCGACAAGGCCTTCGCGCAGTCCCCGGACCGGACGCAGGTGGCGCCGGCCGGGGTGACGGAGATGCTCGTGCCCAACCTCAGGACGACCACGATGTCCTCCACGGCCTACCGCCGGGCCTTCGCGCTCTCCACCGACCGGTTGTCGTACGTCGCCGCCATGGGAGGACCCGCCGTGTCGATGGTGCAGCGCTCCACGGCGGGCACCTACCACAGCAGTCCTTCGGTCGCGTTCGACGTGGCGCAGGCACGGTCGCTGCTGGCCGGCGACAAGCCGCGCCTCAAGGTGGCCTTCCACGCCAGCCCCGAGTCCGAGCGTGCGATGACTGCGCTGGCCGCGGGATGGCGCCAGGCCGGCTTCAAGGTCGACCTCGTCGCCTTCAGGGGAAGCCGAGCCGCCTACGTGGAGGCCATCGCGACGGCGGCAGGGACGACGACGTACGACGCGGTGCGAACCGACTACGTCGACAGCCTCAACCGCTCCGCGACGGCGCAGCTGGTCGACCCGCGGTTCGCCGTCGGCCCGTCGGCTGCCGAGGCCAAGACCGTCACCACCGCCATCGACCGCGCCATCGGCACCCCGCCGGGACCCGACCGCGACGCGGCCTGGCGCAGCGTCGACGACGTGATCGCCGTCCTCTCCCTCCTGGTGCCGCTCGCGAACCGGGCCTCCCTCGTCGGCAGCGGCTCCGCCGTGCGCGGTGCCACGACGTCCATCGAGTTCTCCGGGGTCCTCGACCCCCTCCGCATCTCCCTCGCCCCCGCCGAGTCCTGA